Genomic segment of Salvelinus alpinus chromosome 23, SLU_Salpinus.1, whole genome shotgun sequence:
acctgactaatgtttaataatagcagagagccatacctgactaatgtttaataatagcagagagccatacctgactaatgtttaataatagcagagagccatacctgactaatgtttaataatagcagagagccatacctgactaatgtttaataatagcagagagccatacctgactaatgtttaataatagcagagagccatacctgactaatgtttaataatagcagagagccatacctgactaatgtttaataatagcagagagccatacctgactaatgtttaataatagcagagagccatacctgactaatgtttaataatagcagagagccatacctgactaatgtttaataatagcagagagccatacctgactaatgtttaataatagcagagagaaatacctgactaatgtttaataatagcagagagccatacctgactaatgtttaataatagcagagagccatacctgactaatgtttaataatagcagagagccaTATCTGACTAATgtttaataatagcagagagccatacctgactaatgtttaataatagcagagagccatacctgactaatgtttaataatagcagagagccatacctgactaatgtttaataatagcagagagccatacctgactaatgtttaataatagcagagagccatacctgactaatgtttaataatagcagagagccatacctgactaatgtttaataatagcagagagccatacctgactaaggtttaataatagcagagagccatacctgactaatgttgaataatagcagagagccatacctgactaatgttgaataatagcagagagccatacctgactaatgtttaataatagcagagagccatacctgactaatgtttaataatagcagagagccatacctgactaatgtttaataatagcagagagccatacctgactaatgtttaataatagcagagagccatacctgactaatgtttaataatagcagagagccatacctgactaatgtttaataatagcagagagccatacctgactaatgtttaataatagcagagagccatacctgactaatgtttaataatagcagagagccatacctgactaatgtttaataatagcagagagccatacctgactaatgtttaataatagcagagagccatacctgactaatgtttaataatagcagagagccatacctgactaatgtttaataatagcagagagccaTACCTGACTAATGTTGAATAATACCAGAGAGCCATACCTGACTAATGTTGAATAATACCAGAGAGCCATACCTGACTAAAgtttaataatagcagagagaaatacctgactaatgtttaataatagcagagagccatacctgactaatgtttaataatagcagagagccaTACCTGACTAATGTTGAATAATACCAGAGAGCCATACCTGACTAATGTTGAATAATACCAGAGAGCCATACCTGACTAAAgtttaataatagcagagagccatacctgactaatgtttaataatagcagagagccaTACCTGACTAATGTTGAATAATACCAGAGAGCCATACCTGACTAATGTTGAATAATACCAGAGAGCCATACCTGACTAAAgtttaataatagcagagagccatacctgactaatgtttaataatagcagagagacaTACCTGTAGGAAGTAGGAGCTGAGTGGTTCTTCCTTGTTGTCCTCGTTGAAGAGGAATCCTCCAGCCACAAACACCTGGTTCTCCTTGGTTACCAGACTGCAGTGGTTCTTAGGGATCTCTGTCGACTCAGATGCCACGAAACACTCGTTCCCCACCGGGTCGTACGCTACGCTCCCCGTGTCACTGATCATAAGGATCAGGTCTGTCTCAAACATCCCGAACCGAGGGTTATTGTTCAAAATCCCCGGAAGCAGACCTTGCTCATCATCAGAGTCTTCTTCATCTTCCTTGTCACCTGCCATCTTGGACTTCCTGTTCCTTGACCTCTGGACCTCTGGGAGTCTTCCTACGTGGGCGTCTTTGATCAGCTGCAGCTCTTTCTTGACCTCCGTGTTGGCCTGAATCCACTTGTGATTTTCAACCTTCTCCGTGAAGTAATCCACCGGGATCAGGCGGAAGCGGACGCAGTGCAGGAGATCCGGCAGCTCCTTCACCCTCTCCGTCCTGTCGTAGCCCACCCAGTCCATCAGAGACTCAAACACCACCTAAATGTCCAGGTTAAGAGGACCAGAATGGGAAAAGGTTAATGGGTACGTCCCAAATCAAtcgatccatccatccatccatccatccatccatccatcaaccaCCCACCTCCTCTCGGTCCACGTTGAGTGCGTCGGAGGTGATGATGGCTGCCAGCTCGCTGGGGCCCAGCTGGTGGATAAATGAAATATAATTTATTGTCAATTGTCACAGAGACAGAAACGTTTACATTTTTCCTTTAACATTTttgctgcagtgggctaaattaaGGTCACACGGAGTGCTTCTTGGTACAGTAGTCTTaagttaaacaaatctactttgaaacaaaagtatacacctcacacacatggttatgggtttAAAATAAGAAGGCACCTGGACCATGtcagatatacagttgaaatgtattacattttgagtttacatcccaatattacactttatatacatcacagaagactgaaatatatgaaccatttgacatagaaacaccagatgtttggctgataaaaataaaaaaaagtattaattatgaaatgatgaacaatattaataacattccacccatgaggccactagtcaTTTGACTGCAGTAAAGGGCTTCCACAATACCCcaaatatacccccccccccttcaacaaacacacacacactaggttaCCTGGTGAAAATCCTGGTCCCTGACGATGAGCTGGTAACGCTCACAGATGAACTCTCTAGCTGTGAAAGCCAGGCGGGGACAGTCCAACAGAAGCCCCAGCCTGAAGATAGCCAAGCAGTTCCCCAGCACCAGCTTCTCCTACAGGGAAAATATACTAATATCACCTACATGTTCTTATCTTGTTCAATCTCGTCCCCAGCCGGCTCTCTCTTAGACAAGGTCTATTCAAGGTCTATTCTCTTACCCATGACCAGCTTCTCCCGATGATGAtgataacagagagacagagacagatgctAGCTGTAGGTATGAGACGCAGACAGAgaagacggaaagagagagagagaacaagagagagagagagagacagagacagagcgcgagagacagaaagaaagagacagacagagagagagagagagacagagagaaagagacagacagagagagagacagagacatatgcTACCTGTAGGtaggagacacagacagacagagagagagagagacagacagacagagagagacagacagagagagacagacagagacagagacagagacatatgcTACCTGTAGGTAtgagacgcagacagacagagagagagagatacagatacagacagagagagagagacagacagagagagacagacagagagagacagacagagagagacagacagagacagagacagagacatatgcTACCTGTAGGtaggagacacagacagagaagatGGATGGGATCTGGTACATGTTGGCCACCATGAAGATATCCTGGACGTtctgctctgtcaggttgatGTCCGAAGTGTAGATGTAACGCAGTATCATCGCCATGACGCCAGGCTCCACGTCTTTCAGAACGATTTCCTTCTTCCCTCCTTCCTCCAGGTTGGACAGGAACATAgcctaagaagaagaagaatcaaccaatcaatcaatcaatcatgatTGATGATAATATGATTGATGTTACTATATCATATGTGGTATTTAGTGGAAGCTTTTCTCCAATGCTGTGAGTGGATACATTTATGACCTAGAGCAGTGTTTTTCAAACTCCGGCCTGTGGTCCTGTACCGGCCTGTGGTCCTGTACCGGCCTGTGGTCCTGTACCGGCCTGTGGACCTGTACCGGTCTGTGGTCCTGTACCGACCTGTGTGATGTTGTTGACCAGTCCCACAGATGTTAAGTTGACACTGACTTAGTCAGTTCTACAATGCCAATTGTAATGTAAGTAACCCTCCAAGGAGGAAGAAGTATAGCCTGCCGGTCACTGACACAAAAACAGTTCAGAAACACTGGCCTAGCGGGAATCCACTACCCACAACACAAGAATTGCTAACGTCATGCTTTTACTTTGCTGAGTCACACAGCACCAACAAATTACCTTGAAGAAGGGGCTGGAGGCAGCGAGGACCAAGCGGTGGCACGGAAACTCTCTGTCCTTGATCTTCAGGACACAGTCTACAAACTTCTGGTTTTCCAGCAGGTCACAG
This window contains:
- the klhl40a gene encoding kelch-like protein 40a; protein product: MAALSIDPVEQPRMYQQTLLQDGLCDLLENQKFVDCVLKIKDREFPCHRLVLAASSPFFKAMFLSNLEEGGKKEIVLKDVEPGVMAMILRYIYTSDINLTEQNVQDIFMVANMYQIPSIFSVCVSYLQEKLVLGNCLAIFRLGLLLDCPRLAFTAREFICERYQLIVRDQDFHQLGPSELAAIITSDALNVDREEVVFESLMDWVGYDRTERVKELPDLLHCVRFRLIPVDYFTEKVENHKWIQANTEVKKELQLIKDAHVGRLPEVQRSRNRKSKMAGDKEDEEDSDDEQGLLPGILNNNPRFGMFETDLILMISDTGSVAYDPVGNECFVASESTEIPKNHCSLVTKENQVFVAGGFLFNEDNKEEPLSSYFLQFDPMSGEWLGMPSLPSPRCLFGLTEAENSIFVVGGKEMKEGEHVLDSVMIYDRQSFKWGESDPLPYTVYGHGTVSHNGLVYVIGGKAESKKCLRRVSVYNPTKFEWKELAPMKLARSLFAVTVHNDQIYVATGVTDTGLTSTVEVYDIATNKWSEFVEFPQERSSMNMISMGACLYAVGGFAMMPSEISDEPQPTEMNDIWRFEEDCWNGILREISYAAGATILAVKLNTLRLTKM